From the Candidatus Liberibacter asiaticus genome, the window TACTTTACCATACTGCACAAATAAATTTCCTGTCCATAGTATCATGACCTGCTTGAAGAAAAAAACTCTACTATCATTAAGATATTTTCTATACGTGAATAGTATTCTATATCGAACAATTTTTGATATTTTCGCATATAATTTAACAAAAACAGTTTAGCTTAATACTTTATCAACTAACTTCGGTAACCATATTATCATGGTTTAAAAGCGTTAACACAAAAATAAAGTATTCTTTCATGAGCCAAAAGAACTCTCTTGCTATTAATGAAAATCAAAATTCCATTTTTGAATGGAAAGACAAAATAATCAAAGGAAATAGCATATCGGTTTTGGAAAAATTGCCTGCTAAATCCGTTGATCTCATTTTTGCAGATCCTCCCTATAATCTCCAATTAAATGGGCAATTATATCGACCTGATCATTCTTTAGTTGATGCTGTAACTGATTCGTGGGATAAATTTTCTTCTTTTGAAGCTTATGATGCTTTTACGCGTGCATGGCTTTTAGCCTGTCGACGTGTTCTCAAACCCAATGGAACATTATGGGTCATAGGTTCATACCATAATATTTTTCGGATAGGAACCATGTTACAGAATCTAAATTTCTGGATATTGAACGATATTGTATGGAGAAAATCCAATCCAATGCCAAATTTCAGAGGTCGTCGATTCCAAAATGCACATGAAACTCTTATTTGGGCATCTCCCTCTCCAAAAGCAAAAGGTTATACTTTTAACTACGACGCTTTAAAAGCAGCCAATGAAGATGTGCAAATGCGTTCTGACTGGCTTATCCCCATTTGTTCTGGATCGGAACGTTTACGTAATAAAGATGGTGAAAAATTGCATCCTACCCAAAAGCCTGAAGCCCTCTTATCGCGTATTCTTGTCTCTTCTACCAAACCTGGAGACATAATCTTGGATCCTTTTTTTGGATCTGGGACCAGTGGCGCTGTCGCAAAGAAACTTAGAAGATCCTTTATAGGAATAGAAATGAAACAAGATTATATTGATATTGCGACTAAACGAATCGCATCCGTTCAGCCTTTGGGCAATATTGAACTGACTGTCCTAACGG encodes:
- a CDS encoding site-specific DNA-methyltransferase; the protein is MSQKNSLAINENQNSIFEWKDKIIKGNSISVLEKLPAKSVDLIFADPPYNLQLNGQLYRPDHSLVDAVTDSWDKFSSFEAYDAFTRAWLLACRRVLKPNGTLWVIGSYHNIFRIGTMLQNLNFWILNDIVWRKSNPMPNFRGRRFQNAHETLIWASPSPKAKGYTFNYDALKAANEDVQMRSDWLIPICSGSERLRNKDGEKLHPTQKPEALLSRILVSSTKPGDIILDPFFGSGTSGAVAKKLRRSFIGIEMKQDYIDIATKRIASVQPLGNIELTVLTGKRTEPRVAFNLLVERGLIQPGQILTNAQGNISATVCADGTLISGTELGSIHRVGAKVSGSETCNGWNFWYFEKLGELHSINTLRILVRKELYNC